One window from the genome of Eucalyptus grandis isolate ANBG69807.140 chromosome 7, ASM1654582v1, whole genome shotgun sequence encodes:
- the LOC104455255 gene encoding disease resistance protein RUN1-like has product MATVPAVEEARLAGKAGYKQADTRHFVSHLDDALKRNKIRAFIDRELERGLEIAPAINGAIEQSRSAIVVISRTYASSPWCLDELDKILECQEKRGQLVFLIFMDIDPREMRELSGPFTQIGQSEKGFGQENADKVLRWRDALRKAGNLTGWPLGNKLEAEFIQSVVEKISRRLSRLRANLPAFHPAGLDSQVQALYSLLQLEAGEVRIVGISGSSGIGRSTLVRALYYRIADQFDWSYFLTNVNDISSQDGLFKMQETLSSDILSNGVSEFGNGIHVVIKFMRSKLHNKRCLLVLDDVEGLSRPLSHLIKEINLGLGSRVILIPKRKETLIGMCGEIYEVRALNDDQALELFSWNAFRERYPKSDYKMLSNCFTSFSKGLPLVLTVMGSFLNGKSVKEWQGAFDRLKEVPQGKVHEILKIVINGLEANERTIFLDIACFLNGYDKEEIIKSLEKCDVHAESGLEILAKKSLIYIDENNKIWMHDLLQEMGRQIVIQECPENPNKRSRIWCHKDALELGTDAIEGIKLEKVDVEDLIVNANSFNKMKKLRLFMMADHVLQCGPTRHLSEKLQRCFARNSNNMFACWEGLVKQISKFWSHGD; this is encoded by the exons ATGGCGACGGTGCCTGCGGTGGAGGAGGCACGGCTGGCTGGGAAGGCAGG TTACAAACAGGCCGACACGCGCCACTTCGTAAGCCATCTCGATGATGCCCTCAAGCGGAACAAGATAAGGGCCTTCATTGACCGCGAGCTCGAAAGAGGACTAGAGATTGCACCAGCAATCAACGGAGCGATCGAGCAGTCAAGAAGCGCCATAGTGGTCATCTCTCGCACCTACGCCTCCTCGCCGTGGTGCCTGGATGAATTGGATAAAATCCTCGAGTGCCAGGAAAAGAGAGGCCAACTAGTGTTCCTCATTTTCATGGACATTGACCCCAGAGAGATGCGCGAGCTGTCTGGACCATTCACGCAAATCGGCCAAAGCGAGAAGGGTTTCGGGCAAGAGAATGCCGAcaaggtccttagatggagagATGCTCTCCGCAAAGCTGGAAATCTCACCGGTTGGCCTCTTGGAAACAA ACTTGAAGCTGAATTCATCCAGTCTGTTGTAGAGAAAATCTCAAGAAGACTGAGCCGCTTACGTGCGAACCTGCCTGCTTTCCACCCAGCTGGGTTGGATTCCCAAGTACAAGCCTTGTACTCCTTACTCCAATTAGAGGCTGGGGAGGTCCGAATCGTGGGAATTTCTGGCTCTAGCGGAATAGGAAGGAGTACACTTGTGAGAGCTTTGTATTACCGAATTGCAGATCAATTCGATTGGAGTTACTTTCTCACAAATGTGAATGATATATCAAGCCAAGATGGCCTCTTCAAAATGCAGGAGACCCTTTCTAGTGACATTCTCAGCAATGGAGTTTCAGAGTTTGGCAACGGTATTCATGTAGTAATAAAATTCATGAGGAGTAAGCTTCACAACAAGAGGTGTCTACTGGTGCTTGATGATGTTGAAGGGTTGTCTAGGCCACTAAGCCACCTTATCAAGGAAATAAACTTAGGCTTGGGAAGTAGAGTCATTTTGATTCCTAAACGCAAAGAAACCTTAATTGGTATGTGCGGGGAAATTTATGAGGTAAGAGCATTGAATGATGATCAAGCTCTCGAGCTTTTCAGTTGGAATGCATTCCGAGAAAGATATCCTAAAAGTGACTATAAAATGCTCTCAAATTGCTTCACTAGTTTTTCCAAAGGGCTTCCATTGGTTCTGACCGTGATGGGTTCTTTCTTGAACGGCAAAAGCGTCAAAGAATGGCAAGGAGCTTTTGATCGACTAAAAGAAGTCCCTCAAGGAAAGGTTCATGAAATACTAAAAATTGTTATCAATGGCTTAGAGGCTAATGAGAGGACGATTTTTCTCGACATCGCATGTTTTCTTAATGGATATGACAAAGAAGAGATCATCAAGTCCCTAGAGAAATGCGATGTGCATGCTGAAAGTGGGTTAGAGATTCTGGCTAAAAAATCGCTCATATACAttgatgaaaataacaaaatatggaTGCATGATTTGCTACAAGAAATGGGTAGACAAATTGTGATTCAAGAGTGCCCTGAAAATCCCAACAAGCGAAGCAGAATATGGTGTCATAAGGATGCTTTGGAACTG GGAACAGATGCCATTGAAGGGATCAAACTAGAAAAGGTTGATGTAGAAGACTTGATTGTGAATGCAAATTCGTTCAATAAGATGAAGAAACTCAGACTATTTATGATGGCTGATCATGTCCTTCAATGTGGACCAACCAGACATCTATCGGAGAAGTTGCAGAGGTGCTTCGCACGAAACAGCAACAATATGTTCGCTTGTTGGGAGGGACTGGTGAAGCAAATTTCCAAGTTCTGGTCTCATGGAGACTGA